The following proteins are co-located in the Sandaracinaceae bacterium genome:
- a CDS encoding radical SAM protein → MALLDVILGYDCNLACDYCTITPEMRRRALSTRRVLDALKSAVAEGFDRVSFTGGEPTIRTDLLGLVRAARQVGYRDIKVQSNGLLFAHRPNLERLVEAGATTFHVSIHTHLREPYEALVRRAGTYDAMVAGLGHVAAAGLDPVADVILKADTLPRLPDAIRWLEARGVRRADLWLVSLTDGNRDAIASLPRMTRVAEVMAEAFDVGDALGVTLRSLHLPRCLLGAYADRAHDPAAERVRVLTPDDLFDLEGSKLTPQVHVPACEGCADRARCRGVRPDYLEVYGDAEIAAARGAPSSVQPTRLEVLP, encoded by the coding sequence ATGGCGCTCCTCGACGTCATCCTGGGCTACGACTGCAACCTCGCGTGTGACTACTGCACCATCACGCCCGAGATGCGTCGGCGCGCGCTCTCGACCCGCCGCGTGCTCGACGCGCTGAAGTCCGCCGTCGCCGAGGGCTTCGACCGCGTGAGCTTCACGGGCGGCGAGCCCACCATCCGGACCGACCTGCTCGGGCTCGTGAGGGCCGCGCGACAGGTCGGCTACCGCGACATCAAGGTGCAGTCGAACGGGCTCCTGTTCGCCCATCGCCCCAACCTCGAGCGGCTCGTGGAGGCGGGGGCCACGACGTTCCACGTCTCCATCCACACGCACCTGCGTGAGCCCTACGAGGCCCTCGTCCGGCGCGCAGGCACCTATGACGCGATGGTGGCGGGGCTCGGCCACGTCGCCGCGGCGGGCCTCGATCCCGTGGCCGACGTGATCTTGAAAGCGGACACCTTGCCTCGCCTCCCGGACGCCATCCGGTGGCTCGAGGCGCGCGGCGTGCGGCGCGCGGATCTCTGGCTGGTCTCGCTCACCGACGGCAACCGGGACGCCATCGCGTCGCTGCCCCGCATGACGCGGGTGGCGGAGGTGATGGCCGAGGCGTTCGACGTCGGCGACGCGCTCGGCGTGACGCTGCGCTCGCTGCACCTCCCACGGTGCCTGCTGGGGGCGTACGCGGATCGGGCGCACGATCCGGCGGCGGAGCGCGTCCGCGTGCTCACCCCCGATGATCTCTTCGACCTCGAGGGCAGCAAGCTCACGCCGCAGGTTCATGTGCCCGCCTGCGAAGGTTGCGCCGACCGGGCCCGCTGTCGCGGCGTCCGGCCCGACTACCTCGAGGTGTACGGCGACGCCGAGATCGCGGCCGCGCGCGGCGCGCCGTCGAGCGTGCAGCCGACGCGCCTGGAGGTGCTGCCGTGA
- a CDS encoding Gfo/Idh/MocA family oxidoreductase, translated as MPDAIEPSHVAHPSDVAARAQQGATALTVSLYGARPPIHDFHAGEGDFARALATISAVRAHGLRAVVWTEVTRSNARSLRELPSLLRARGVARWVLAWPRAEGAGFTSTVPRFGLAVPPTLAAVKAARALGIDVRLVGFPRCVLGPYSELAGSGGAQRSFDAPCERCGVRVKCAGVDAAYLARFGPGELHAIDAKPEDDAPLRVLLVGSGGRARRLAERLGEVSGLALVGVTSPSAGGGGWWGAVSAFAELDEALEATRPDAAIVACATPAHRAAAEACAARSVPVLLEKPVTARPEDAEALAGAWISCALQELFEPGLAPLLTREGALRWSRRVPAESPDAPSSWHRGALFETLHHALTLPCAARGPVEEVLSATFEGERRPTRVAARLRHARGETEIDLDFDSPVDVAQFFSGGLEWRREGRSITREGAPFERGGAAETEMLRAFQHAVIHGESPPVPLALGVDVLRATGRLLEALLEAGAPLEPGDRPKQSSVHTYPTEGSRR; from the coding sequence ATGCCGGACGCCATCGAGCCGTCGCACGTCGCCCACCCGTCGGACGTCGCCGCGCGCGCTCAGCAGGGGGCGACGGCGCTCACCGTGTCGCTCTACGGGGCGCGGCCGCCGATCCACGACTTCCACGCGGGAGAGGGTGACTTCGCCCGCGCCCTGGCGACGATCTCGGCCGTCCGCGCTCACGGGCTGCGCGCCGTGGTCTGGACCGAGGTGACGCGCAGCAACGCACGCAGCCTGCGCGAGCTGCCGAGCCTGCTCCGAGCGCGGGGCGTCGCGCGGTGGGTGCTCGCCTGGCCGCGCGCGGAGGGCGCGGGCTTCACCTCCACCGTGCCGCGCTTCGGGCTCGCGGTCCCACCCACGCTCGCGGCCGTGAAGGCGGCGCGCGCCCTCGGCATCGACGTGCGCCTCGTCGGCTTCCCGCGCTGCGTGCTCGGCCCGTACTCCGAGCTGGCGGGCTCCGGCGGCGCCCAGCGCAGCTTCGACGCGCCGTGCGAGCGCTGCGGCGTCCGCGTGAAGTGCGCGGGCGTGGACGCCGCCTACCTCGCGCGCTTCGGCCCCGGGGAGCTGCACGCCATCGACGCGAAGCCCGAGGACGACGCTCCGCTGCGCGTCCTCCTGGTCGGCAGCGGGGGGCGCGCGCGGCGGCTCGCCGAGCGCCTCGGAGAGGTCTCCGGCCTCGCGCTGGTCGGCGTCACGTCGCCCAGCGCGGGCGGCGGAGGCTGGTGGGGCGCGGTCTCCGCGTTCGCCGAGCTGGACGAGGCGCTCGAGGCGACCCGACCCGACGCCGCCATCGTCGCCTGCGCGACGCCCGCGCATCGCGCCGCGGCCGAGGCCTGCGCGGCCCGGAGCGTCCCGGTCCTGCTCGAGAAGCCGGTCACGGCCCGCCCCGAGGACGCCGAAGCGCTCGCGGGCGCCTGGATCAGCTGCGCTCTGCAGGAGCTGTTCGAGCCCGGCCTGGCGCCGCTGCTCACCCGCGAGGGGGCGCTCCGCTGGAGCCGCCGCGTGCCCGCGGAGTCGCCCGACGCGCCGAGCTCGTGGCACCGGGGCGCGCTCTTCGAGACCCTTCACCACGCGCTCACCCTCCCCTGCGCGGCGCGAGGACCGGTCGAGGAGGTGCTGAGCGCGACCTTCGAGGGCGAGCGGCGACCGACCCGGGTCGCGGCGCGCCTCCGCCACGCACGGGGCGAGACCGAGATCGACCTGGACTTCGACAGCCCCGTGGACGTGGCCCAGTTTTTTTCGGGGGGGCTCGAGTGGCGCCGCGAGGGCCGGTCGATCACCCGCGAAGGCGCCCCCTTCGAGCGCGGCGGGGCGGCCGAGACCGAGATGCTCAGGGCATTCCAACACGCTGTGATCCATGGAGAATCTCCCCCCGTGCCGCTCGCGCTGGGGGTCGACGTGTTGCGCGCCACGGGGCGCCTGCTCGAGGCGCTTCTGGAGGCGGGCGCGCCCCTCGAGCCGGGCGATCGACCCAAGCAATCGTCGGTTCACACGTACCCAACGGAGGGCTCGCGCCGATGA
- a CDS encoding ATP-binding protein encodes MTAPAPPEPSLDGRPALRGAMRAPISLGAIGFVAAAAGTGFLAATPWLWLTLAGAAAFASFWAPRRGAPLGFGLTAALTAIGLALDADDVTVALAHAALLALPVPYLARWQRRPDRWLLTGAATGGLAFVFLWRGDLPWLAGLPLTAALASGVRFAFRVDREAAAYDAALGAAQRRITTLEEDALVLAEAAAGAAHAKAEFVANVSHEVRTPMNAVMGMTGLLLGTSLDAEQRGYARTVRTATEQLLAIVNEILDFSAIESGRLELERSELEIAALLGEVVDLFADPAREQDLILAAWSEADVPARVFGDSGRLRHVLVNLVGNALKFTTHGEITLSVTRGDRPEVLRFEVRDTGCGIPQGRIEALFAPFVQGDASSRKRFAGTGLGLAVARRLTALMGGAMGAESDVGEGSLFWFTARLPEERSETRPPLEGREIRVAVRGTAALALSHHVAWLGGDARLVPPESIDPDDPTPTLVARDTLDARRDVRATAIPIDVCTLHPEETRRALASLFEAERASGDTPPLRRGRVLVVEDNAVNQRVAVRMLERLGLHADVAANGFEALRATEQVPYDLVLMDCQMPEMDGFEATATLRLREVGQPRHTVIAAMTANAMAGDRERCLAAGMDDYLSKPVEERSLVTLLERWLPDAHIEAPTRSGTMNVQTTTRAIAPPALDPDALAELMMLLSEVGAEALMDIFELYLDDAPEKVARIRELAGAQDHVTLARAAHALCGSSASIGARHLSELCRTLENAPMDADHATMVDAIESESHRVREAIEAQIAELRSSAA; translated from the coding sequence ATGACCGCCCCCGCACCGCCAGAGCCGTCGCTCGACGGCCGCCCCGCGCTCCGCGGGGCGATGCGCGCGCCGATCAGCCTCGGGGCGATCGGCTTCGTCGCGGCCGCGGCGGGGACCGGGTTCCTCGCCGCGACCCCCTGGCTCTGGCTCACCCTGGCCGGAGCGGCCGCGTTCGCCTCGTTCTGGGCTCCCCGGCGCGGCGCGCCCCTCGGCTTCGGTCTGACCGCGGCCCTCACGGCGATCGGCCTGGCCCTGGACGCGGACGACGTCACGGTGGCCCTCGCGCACGCGGCGCTCCTCGCGCTCCCGGTCCCCTACCTGGCGCGCTGGCAGCGCCGCCCCGATCGCTGGCTGCTCACCGGCGCCGCGACCGGGGGGCTCGCGTTCGTGTTCCTCTGGCGCGGCGACCTACCCTGGCTCGCCGGGCTGCCGCTCACCGCGGCGCTGGCGAGCGGCGTGCGCTTCGCGTTCCGGGTGGACCGGGAGGCGGCCGCGTACGACGCCGCCCTGGGCGCGGCCCAACGGCGGATCACGACCCTCGAGGAGGACGCGCTCGTGCTCGCGGAGGCCGCCGCGGGCGCGGCGCACGCCAAGGCCGAGTTCGTGGCCAACGTCAGCCACGAGGTGCGCACGCCGATGAACGCCGTGATGGGGATGACCGGGCTCCTGCTCGGTACGTCGCTGGACGCCGAGCAGCGCGGCTACGCGCGCACCGTCCGCACCGCGACCGAGCAGCTCCTCGCCATCGTCAACGAGATCCTCGACTTCTCGGCCATCGAGTCGGGGCGGCTCGAGCTCGAGCGCTCGGAGCTGGAGATCGCGGCCCTGCTCGGAGAGGTGGTCGACCTCTTCGCGGACCCCGCGCGCGAGCAGGACCTCATCCTGGCCGCGTGGAGCGAGGCGGACGTCCCGGCGCGCGTGTTCGGAGACTCCGGCCGCCTCCGCCACGTGCTCGTCAACCTGGTGGGCAACGCCCTGAAGTTCACCACCCACGGCGAGATCACGCTGTCGGTGACCCGGGGGGATCGCCCCGAGGTGCTGCGCTTCGAGGTGCGAGACACCGGCTGCGGCATCCCCCAGGGCCGCATCGAGGCGCTCTTCGCGCCCTTCGTGCAGGGCGACGCCTCGAGCCGCAAGCGCTTCGCGGGCACCGGCCTGGGCCTCGCCGTCGCGCGCCGCCTGACCGCGCTGATGGGCGGCGCGATGGGGGCCGAGAGCGACGTCGGTGAGGGCTCGCTCTTCTGGTTCACCGCGCGACTCCCGGAGGAGCGCTCCGAGACGCGACCGCCGCTCGAGGGCCGTGAGATCCGCGTCGCCGTGCGCGGCACGGCGGCGCTCGCCTTGTCGCACCACGTCGCGTGGCTCGGAGGCGACGCCCGACTCGTCCCGCCCGAATCGATCGATCCCGACGACCCCACGCCGACGCTCGTCGCGAGGGACACCCTCGACGCGCGGCGCGACGTTCGCGCGACCGCGATCCCGATCGACGTGTGCACCCTGCACCCCGAGGAGACGCGCCGGGCCCTGGCCTCTCTCTTCGAAGCCGAGCGCGCCTCGGGCGACACCCCTCCGCTGCGCCGGGGGCGCGTGCTGGTGGTGGAGGACAACGCCGTCAACCAGCGCGTGGCGGTGCGCATGCTCGAGCGCCTGGGTCTGCACGCCGACGTCGCGGCCAACGGCTTCGAGGCGCTGCGGGCGACGGAGCAGGTCCCCTACGACCTGGTCCTGATGGACTGCCAGATGCCGGAGATGGACGGCTTCGAGGCGACCGCCACCTTGCGCCTCCGCGAGGTGGGCCAGCCTCGACACACGGTGATCGCGGCGATGACGGCGAACGCGATGGCGGGGGATCGCGAGCGCTGCCTGGCCGCGGGGATGGACGACTACCTGAGCAAGCCCGTGGAGGAGCGCTCCCTCGTCACGCTCCTCGAGCGCTGGTTGCCGGACGCGCACATCGAGGCGCCCACGAGATCGGGAACCATGAACGTACAGACCACGACCCGCGCCATCGCCCCGCCCGCGCTCGACCCCGACGCGCTCGCGGAGCTGATGATGTTGCTCTCGGAGGTGGGAGCCGAAGCGCTGATGGACATCTTCGAGCTCTATCTCGACGACGCGCCGGAGAAGGTGGCGCGCATTCGAGAGCTGGCCGGCGCGCAGGATCACGTCACGCTCGCGCGCGCGGCCCACGCGCTGTGCGGGAGCAGCGCGAGCATCGGCGCGCGGCACCTCTCGGAGCTCTGCCGGACCCTGGAGAACGCCCCGATGGACGCGGATCACGCCACGATGGTCGACGCCATCGAGAGCGAGAGCCACCGCGTGCGCGAGGCGATCGAGGCGCAGATCGCCGAGCTGCGCTCGTCGGCCGCGTAG
- a CDS encoding radical SAM protein, producing MLTEEVHASGVADARAGDAAADGTAADGTAAEGKVAQHEAAAHEKRNWVRLTYDCNNKCIFCLDMDVHDGENRAAEEVKQQILDGRRKGATRLILSGGEPTIHPRYLDFIKLGRLAGYRRIQTVTNGRLFAYQEFLDRCLEAGLQEITFSLHGPNARIHDALVGVKGAFEQESAGLRRALDDGRPIVNVDIVINRGNVKVLPEMLETFYGWGVREFDLLQVVPFGNAFRDGRDVLFYDLEEAAPYVRQALEFSTRPDVHVWLNRFPPPHLEGFEHLIQDPYKLNDEVRGRKEEFERQLERGEPLDCRDPDRCQYCYLEQLCDVLEDAQHTQHAHTFSRLRLDTRWEASLGPVYGGDPASAKKARERPSDGKARLPVLGGVGATLEHLPLAERAARAGVERFWVIAADVEDARAALEGYDAPALELELDDYAGLGESALPVVKATAKTVAQAEALLAIDAPFEVEVLLTRETGAWLEALDAVPARLALRQPTYERLTEASDHDLDLPAFFSRFTARFTGEVPVEGVPACVLGRAPRLPPKTFDAAMTRPDGRLEIFRYAKRYILAHYRSKSLRCRQCVHDATCEGAHINQVRAHGYAMLEPVLPAGLTASGT from the coding sequence ATGCTCACCGAAGAAGTGCACGCGAGCGGCGTGGCCGACGCGAGGGCCGGTGACGCGGCCGCCGACGGGACGGCCGCTGATGGGACGGCCGCTGAGGGGAAGGTCGCCCAACACGAGGCGGCGGCGCACGAGAAGCGAAACTGGGTGCGCCTCACCTACGATTGCAACAACAAGTGCATCTTCTGCCTCGACATGGACGTGCACGACGGCGAGAACCGCGCGGCCGAGGAGGTCAAGCAGCAGATCCTGGACGGAAGGCGCAAGGGCGCCACGCGCCTGATCCTCTCGGGCGGCGAGCCCACCATCCACCCGCGCTACCTGGACTTCATCAAGCTCGGGCGCCTCGCGGGCTACCGCCGGATCCAGACGGTCACCAACGGGCGGCTCTTCGCCTATCAGGAGTTCCTCGACCGATGCCTCGAGGCCGGCCTGCAGGAGATCACCTTCTCGCTCCACGGCCCCAACGCGCGGATCCACGACGCGCTCGTCGGCGTGAAGGGCGCGTTCGAGCAGGAGAGCGCGGGGCTCCGGCGCGCGCTCGACGACGGCCGGCCGATCGTCAACGTCGACATCGTGATCAACCGGGGCAACGTCAAGGTGCTGCCCGAGATGCTCGAGACCTTCTACGGCTGGGGCGTGCGCGAGTTCGATCTCCTTCAGGTGGTCCCCTTCGGCAACGCCTTCCGGGACGGGCGCGACGTGCTCTTCTACGACCTCGAGGAGGCGGCGCCCTACGTGCGGCAGGCGCTCGAGTTCTCGACGCGCCCCGACGTGCACGTCTGGCTGAACCGCTTCCCGCCGCCGCACCTCGAGGGCTTCGAGCACCTCATCCAGGACCCCTACAAGCTCAACGACGAGGTCCGCGGCCGCAAAGAAGAGTTCGAGCGTCAGCTCGAGCGCGGCGAGCCGCTGGACTGTCGAGACCCGGACCGCTGCCAGTACTGCTACCTCGAGCAGCTCTGCGACGTGCTCGAGGACGCGCAGCACACCCAGCACGCGCACACGTTCTCGCGGCTGCGGCTCGACACCCGCTGGGAGGCGAGCCTCGGGCCGGTCTACGGCGGCGACCCGGCGTCTGCGAAGAAGGCGCGCGAGCGCCCGAGCGATGGCAAGGCCCGCTTGCCCGTGCTCGGGGGCGTCGGCGCCACCCTCGAGCACCTGCCGCTGGCCGAGCGCGCGGCGCGCGCCGGGGTGGAGCGCTTCTGGGTGATCGCGGCAGACGTGGAGGACGCGCGCGCGGCGCTCGAGGGCTACGACGCGCCTGCGCTGGAGCTCGAGCTGGACGACTACGCGGGGCTGGGCGAGAGCGCGCTCCCCGTGGTGAAGGCCACCGCGAAGACCGTCGCTCAGGCCGAGGCGCTGCTCGCGATCGACGCGCCCTTCGAGGTCGAGGTGCTGCTCACCCGCGAGACCGGCGCGTGGCTCGAGGCGCTCGACGCGGTGCCCGCCCGGCTCGCGCTCCGGCAGCCTACGTACGAGCGGCTCACGGAGGCGAGCGACCACGACCTCGATCTGCCGGCCTTCTTCTCGCGCTTCACGGCGCGCTTCACGGGCGAGGTCCCGGTCGAGGGGGTGCCGGCCTGCGTGCTCGGTCGCGCGCCGCGTCTGCCGCCGAAGACGTTCGACGCGGCGATGACCCGGCCGGACGGACGCCTCGAGATCTTCCGCTACGCGAAGCGCTACATCCTCGCGCACTACCGCAGCAAGTCGCTCCGCTGTCGCCAGTGCGTGCACGACGCGACCTGCGAGGGCGCGCACATCAACCAGGTGCGGGCGCACGGCTACGCGATGCTCGAGCCGGTCCTGCCCGCGGGGCTCACGGCATCCGGTACGTGA
- a CDS encoding ROK family protein — MRIGVDLGGTKIEAIALEGGEARARRRVPTPAAEGYDAIVRAVVGLVRAVESELGREGTVGVGAPGAISPATGRLRNSNTTCLNGRPLDRDLATALGREVRMANDADCFALSEASDGAAAGAPTVFGVIAGTGTGAGVVINGRLLAGPNAIAGEWGHDALPWPDADELPGPACYCGLRGCVETWISGPGLAADHARATGESLDGPAIAERAAAGDAGARATLERHADRFARSLAMVINVLDPHVVVLGGGVGRMAHLYEAIPARWGRWVFSDEVRTRLVPPTHGDSSGVRGAAWLWP; from the coding sequence GTGAGGATCGGCGTCGATCTCGGCGGCACGAAGATCGAGGCCATCGCGCTCGAGGGCGGCGAGGCGCGCGCGCGCCGTCGCGTCCCGACCCCGGCCGCCGAGGGGTACGACGCGATCGTCCGAGCGGTCGTCGGGCTCGTGCGCGCCGTCGAGTCGGAGCTCGGGCGGGAGGGCACGGTCGGCGTCGGCGCGCCAGGCGCCATCTCCCCCGCGACCGGGCGGCTCCGCAACTCGAACACCACCTGCCTGAACGGGCGCCCGCTCGACCGTGATCTCGCGACGGCCCTCGGCCGCGAGGTCCGGATGGCCAACGACGCCGACTGCTTCGCGCTGTCGGAGGCGAGCGACGGCGCCGCGGCCGGGGCGCCGACGGTGTTCGGCGTCATCGCCGGCACGGGCACGGGCGCCGGGGTGGTCATAAACGGCAGGTTGCTCGCTGGGCCGAACGCGATCGCGGGGGAGTGGGGCCACGACGCGCTGCCGTGGCCCGACGCGGACGAGCTCCCCGGGCCGGCCTGCTACTGCGGCCTGCGCGGCTGCGTCGAGACGTGGATCTCGGGCCCGGGGCTGGCGGCCGACCACGCGCGCGCGACCGGGGAGTCGCTCGACGGCCCGGCGATCGCCGAGCGCGCGGCGGCGGGCGACGCCGGGGCGCGAGCCACGCTGGAGCGTCACGCCGATCGCTTCGCGCGCTCGCTGGCGATGGTCATCAACGTGCTGGACCCGCACGTCGTCGTGCTCGGTGGAGGCGTCGGGCGCATGGCACACCTCTACGAGGCCATCCCCGCCCGCTGGGGTCGGTGGGTCTTCAGCGACGAGGTGCGCACGCGGCTCGTCCCGCCCACGCACGGCGACAGCAGCGGGGTCCGCGGCGCCGCCTGGCTCTGGCCGTAG
- a CDS encoding radical SAM protein, with amino-acid sequence MSHVLVVHPPVTIARAFIDYPYFADLGAVQLAGALRAGSDVTLIDAYAMPRSTLFWRRDERGHLGAPVDDVLQAASEAAPFDAVVVCVTPFHRPPHRDDVLAAVLRGLRAIAPEAFLLLADAYQSGQHYVESDAVLDAYPEADAWVKYEGERTVPAVIEARAVGVHRGARPELDALPLPAWDLVDLDAHDRFRARVVERSGRAAFQFPIDGRTLPAVTSRGCPFRCAHCSSNPDRVGDEPKTQRRFSEASLRARVAQLAELGATRVAFLDELINVRASHFDAVLDAVEAHDLAFEVPNGYRADYLGRAHLARMKGRVTTVSVSAESGDQRVLDEIVGKQLDLEDIARVAEDAHAEGVPLMVHWIIGMPGETAAEVNRTLEMALDLYDRFGAEPAVQYATPLPGTRLAEGRTLPVVDDWGPCFQTTPTQPEALDAETLEKFRWTFDKRLAASRGPEKLIVNVTYTCNNHCTFCAVGTRTQVDGHPTRQREYLDAYRERGVTMVDFDGGEPTLNPELVPLIKHARAVGYERVNVTTNGRRCAYDAYAKGLVTSGLTTLLFSVHGPDARIHAQQVGVAEAFAQTTEGVRRCLAHAPPGVELGMNVTITKGNHDKQEEMTQLAWDLGLRWLNVQFLTPFGRATKWVAPDTRAAAERTMRVIDRWKDRMKIQVINLPFCFMPGYEAHLEGDLAKLGRHMVFVNNETVNLAAYLAERRTREPVCEGCAHACFCGGFYQLDDAPEPPWLIAPEDLVRPIRPA; translated from the coding sequence ATGAGTCACGTGCTCGTCGTGCATCCGCCCGTGACCATCGCGCGGGCCTTCATCGACTATCCGTACTTCGCGGATCTGGGCGCGGTGCAGCTCGCGGGCGCCCTGCGCGCGGGCTCCGACGTGACCCTGATCGACGCCTACGCGATGCCGCGGAGCACGCTCTTCTGGCGACGCGACGAGCGCGGTCACCTCGGCGCGCCCGTCGACGACGTGCTGCAGGCGGCGAGCGAGGCGGCCCCCTTCGACGCCGTGGTGGTCTGCGTCACGCCGTTTCACCGCCCGCCGCACCGCGACGACGTGCTCGCCGCGGTCCTGCGCGGGCTGCGCGCGATCGCGCCCGAGGCCTTCCTCCTGCTGGCCGACGCGTACCAGTCCGGCCAGCACTACGTGGAGAGCGACGCGGTGCTCGACGCCTACCCCGAGGCGGACGCGTGGGTGAAGTACGAGGGCGAGCGGACCGTGCCCGCGGTCATCGAGGCGCGCGCCGTCGGCGTGCACCGCGGGGCTCGGCCCGAGCTCGACGCCTTGCCGCTGCCGGCCTGGGATCTCGTGGACCTCGACGCCCACGACCGCTTCCGCGCCCGCGTGGTGGAGCGCTCCGGCCGCGCCGCGTTCCAGTTCCCCATCGACGGCCGCACCCTGCCCGCCGTCACCTCGCGCGGCTGCCCCTTCCGGTGCGCGCACTGCTCGTCCAACCCCGACCGCGTCGGCGACGAGCCCAAGACCCAGCGCCGCTTCTCCGAGGCCTCGCTGCGGGCGCGCGTCGCCCAGCTGGCGGAGCTCGGCGCCACCCGCGTCGCCTTCCTCGACGAGCTGATCAACGTGCGCGCGTCCCACTTCGACGCGGTGCTCGACGCCGTCGAGGCGCACGATCTCGCCTTCGAGGTCCCGAACGGATACCGCGCGGACTACCTGGGCCGCGCGCACCTCGCGCGCATGAAGGGGCGCGTCACCACCGTGAGCGTCAGCGCGGAGAGCGGCGACCAGCGGGTGCTCGACGAGATCGTGGGCAAGCAGCTCGACCTCGAGGACATCGCCCGCGTGGCCGAGGACGCGCACGCCGAGGGCGTGCCGCTGATGGTGCACTGGATCATCGGCATGCCCGGCGAGACCGCGGCGGAGGTGAACCGGACGCTCGAGATGGCGCTCGATCTCTACGATCGCTTCGGCGCCGAGCCGGCCGTGCAGTACGCCACGCCGCTGCCCGGGACGCGCCTCGCGGAGGGGCGCACCCTGCCCGTGGTGGACGACTGGGGGCCCTGCTTCCAGACGACGCCCACCCAGCCCGAGGCCCTCGACGCGGAGACGCTCGAGAAGTTCCGCTGGACCTTCGACAAGCGCCTCGCCGCCTCGCGGGGGCCCGAGAAGCTCATCGTCAACGTCACGTATACTTGCAACAACCACTGCACGTTCTGTGCGGTGGGCACGCGCACGCAGGTCGACGGGCACCCCACGCGCCAGCGCGAGTACCTCGACGCCTACCGCGAGCGCGGGGTGACGATGGTCGACTTCGACGGCGGCGAGCCGACGCTCAACCCGGAGCTGGTCCCGCTGATCAAGCACGCGCGCGCCGTCGGCTACGAGCGCGTCAACGTGACGACGAACGGCCGCCGCTGCGCCTACGACGCCTACGCCAAGGGGCTGGTGACCAGCGGCCTGACCACGCTGCTCTTCAGCGTGCACGGGCCCGACGCGCGCATTCACGCGCAGCAGGTCGGGGTCGCCGAGGCGTTCGCCCAGACCACCGAGGGCGTCCGCCGCTGCCTCGCGCACGCGCCCCCCGGCGTGGAGCTGGGCATGAACGTGACCATCACCAAGGGCAACCACGACAAGCAAGAAGAGATGACGCAGCTGGCGTGGGACCTCGGCCTGCGCTGGCTCAACGTGCAGTTCCTGACCCCGTTCGGGCGCGCCACCAAGTGGGTCGCGCCCGACACGCGGGCCGCGGCCGAGCGGACCATGCGGGTGATCGATCGCTGGAAGGACCGGATGAAGATCCAGGTCATCAACCTGCCCTTCTGCTTCATGCCCGGCTACGAGGCGCACCTCGAGGGCGACCTGGCGAAGCTCGGCCGGCACATGGTCTTCGTGAACAACGAGACGGTGAACCTCGCCGCCTACCTGGCCGAGCGGCGCACGCGCGAGCCCGTCTGCGAGGGCTGCGCGCACGCCTGCTTCTGCGGCGGCTTCTACCAGCTCGACGACGCCCCCGAGCCGCCCTGGCTGATCGCGCCCGAGGACCTGGTGCGCCCGATCCGGCCGGCCTGA